A stretch of the candidate division KSB1 bacterium genome encodes the following:
- a CDS encoding T9SS type A sorting domain-containing protein, with protein sequence MPGFIYTKIKTFILSGPKHKVIPHTVLLLLTTTATLHAQLPKASDYFPLAVGNIWQYQPPENIGQFSYFKEIINDTLVGDSLLIYKFKKGGYYNYNNDSTIVYVHSNFPQNPFNGFPLIDTRDGLEGRWEWLFGDFIGVLAITDTGTVFRYDELRHWADVNTIIPIGDSIRIDNFWTTTFLTGIGMTKFGNDTVRYAKINGKEFGTLVSVSENEQNSQNKPDVFQLYIYPNPIKGNTNILIEGKFSSSVEIRIFDLLGRTVKTFIDQQPFQVRRTLLWDGSSDQGRHVPSGIYFIAVKSKNNIQTKKIIYLGNGG encoded by the coding sequence ATGCCAGGATTTATTTACACCAAAATAAAAACATTCATTCTATCAGGTCCTAAACATAAGGTTATCCCTCATACTGTTTTACTGCTCTTAACTACCACTGCAACTTTACATGCCCAGTTGCCAAAAGCCTCCGATTATTTTCCATTGGCAGTTGGTAATATATGGCAGTATCAACCACCAGAAAATATTGGCCAATTTTCCTATTTTAAAGAGATAATTAATGATACTTTAGTTGGAGATTCTCTTTTAATATACAAATTTAAAAAAGGTGGTTACTATAATTATAACAATGATTCAACCATTGTGTATGTCCATAGTAATTTTCCACAAAATCCCTTCAATGGTTTTCCTTTGATAGATACCCGGGATGGACTTGAAGGACGCTGGGAATGGCTTTTTGGTGATTTTATAGGGGTTTTGGCAATAACCGATACTGGAACTGTTTTTAGATATGATGAATTACGACATTGGGCAGATGTTAATACGATTATTCCAATAGGTGATTCAATAAGAATAGATAATTTTTGGACTACAACATTCTTAACTGGAATTGGAATGACTAAATTCGGCAATGATACGGTACGTTATGCCAAAATTAATGGAAAAGAATTCGGAACACTTGTTAGTGTTTCAGAGAATGAGCAAAATTCACAAAACAAACCAGACGTTTTTCAACTTTATATTTACCCTAATCCTATTAAAGGAAACACTAATATTCTAATTGAAGGTAAATTTAGTTCTTCAGTAGAGATTAGAATATTTGATTTACTAGGCAGAACCGTCAAAACCTTTATCGATCAACAGCCATTTCAAGTAAGGCGAACGCTCTTATGGGATGGTTCTTCTGACCAGGGACGCCATGTACCAAGTGGTATTTATTTTATTGCAGT
- a CDS encoding VCBS repeat-containing protein yields the protein MIKLLLKISLFSSVILCIHKPDFDQGWEWVNASPTGNHLYEIEAMDTNVAIAVGELNTVLKPINGGITWDVKYHVDSTISNTQTFTKITQGVVVNDSSFSWGCSWGDYDNDGDLDLFVSNLDEDPKDNRLYRNNGNGTFTRITEGEIVNDGGGSFSSSWGDYDNDGDLDLFVPNIYAGFFAEPNNTLYTNNGDGTFARVSEGITIDATGSTCVSWGDYDNDGYVDLFIAL from the coding sequence TTGATAAAACTTTTATTGAAAATCTCGCTTTTTTCTTCTGTTATATTATGCATTCATAAACCTGATTTCGACCAGGGTTGGGAGTGGGTTAATGCTTCACCGACAGGTAATCACCTTTATGAAATTGAAGCTATGGATACAAACGTAGCTATAGCGGTTGGGGAACTAAACACAGTCTTAAAACCCATAAATGGCGGCATTACATGGGATGTCAAATATCATGTTGACTCGACAATCTCTAATACGCAAACCTTTACAAAAATCACCCAGGGTGTGGTAGTCAATGACAGCAGCTTTTCTTGGGGTTGTAGTTGGGGAGATTATGATAACGATGGCGATCTGGATCTGTTTGTTTCGAATTTAGATGAGGATCCTAAAGACAACCGCTTGTACCGCAATAATGGCAATGGTACCTTCACCAGGATCACCGAAGGTGAAATTGTAAATGATGGTGGGGGTTCTTTTAGCAGCAGTTGGGGAGATTATGACAACGATGGTGATTTAGACCTATTCGTTCCTAACATTTACGCCGGCTTCTTTGCAGAACCCAATAACACCCTATACACCAACAACGGAGACGGCACCTTTGCCAGAGTCAGTGAGGGGATTACAATTGATGCCACAGGTTCAACATGTGTTAGTTGGGGCGATTATGATAATGACGGTTATGTAGATCTGTTTATCGCTTTATAG